A portion of the Pseudoxanthomonas sp. JBR18 genome contains these proteins:
- a CDS encoding Hsp33 family molecular chaperone HslO, giving the protein MSEIDDTRDTRLRFLLPVAGVRGVCVRLDQAWTTLLEPAAYPDRARDLLGQAVAASALFTGHVKIDGRLSIQLRSSGGMRTLFAECTSAGTVRGIVQLAEGADAPSDLTALGKDALLAITIENPGLDPREPQRYQSLVELAAPSLDGAFEDYFRNSEQLPTRLLLAADADQVAGIMLQKLPGDEGDTDGWRRAGMLFETLGRDELLQTPPAQLLHRLFHEEEVAIVDRQPLRFACSCSRERVEGMLASLGQEEAMAAAEEGTAEVRCEFCGRSYLFSPDQIKALFAPGTLMAQGPERLQ; this is encoded by the coding sequence ATGTCCGAGATCGATGACACGCGCGACACGCGCCTTCGTTTCCTTCTGCCCGTCGCCGGCGTGCGCGGCGTCTGCGTTCGCCTGGACCAGGCCTGGACCACGCTGTTGGAGCCGGCAGCCTATCCTGATCGCGCGCGCGACCTGCTTGGCCAGGCCGTGGCGGCTTCCGCCCTGTTCACCGGCCACGTGAAGATCGACGGACGCCTGTCCATCCAACTGCGCAGTAGCGGCGGCATGCGGACCCTGTTTGCCGAATGCACCTCGGCCGGCACCGTGCGCGGCATCGTGCAGTTGGCCGAAGGCGCTGATGCTCCGTCGGACCTGACCGCCCTTGGCAAGGACGCGCTGCTGGCCATCACGATCGAGAATCCCGGGCTGGATCCCCGCGAACCGCAGCGTTACCAAAGCCTGGTGGAGCTGGCAGCGCCTTCGCTGGACGGCGCCTTCGAGGATTATTTCCGCAACTCCGAGCAGTTGCCGACCCGCCTGCTGCTCGCAGCAGATGCCGACCAGGTTGCCGGCATCATGCTGCAGAAGCTCCCCGGCGACGAAGGCGATACCGATGGCTGGCGGCGGGCCGGCATGCTGTTCGAGACGCTCGGTCGCGATGAGCTGCTGCAGACCCCACCGGCCCAGTTGCTGCACCGCCTGTTCCACGAGGAAGAAGTTGCCATCGTGGATCGGCAGCCTCTGCGCTTTGCCTGTTCTTGCTCTCGCGAACGCGTCGAAGGCATGCTCGCCTCCTTAGGCCAGGAAGAAGCCATGGCCGCGGCCGAGGAAGGCACGGCCGAGGTCCGCTGCGAGTTCTGTGGCCGGTCTTACCTGTTCAGCCCCGACCAGATCAAGGCGCTCTTTGCGCCCGGAACGCTCATGGCGCAGGGACCTGAGCGCCTGCAGTGA
- a CDS encoding CBS domain-containing protein yields the protein MRTVKQLLDGKTAELVAVEPHEAVFEAVRKMDRHGVGAVLVMRGEVLVGILSERDYARKVVLLERSSHNTRVDQIMTTQVVTVEPGQSVAHCMEVMTRRRFRHLPVIDEGRVIGVVSIGDLVKAVIEEQQADLDALQRYVAS from the coding sequence ATGCGCACGGTGAAGCAGTTGCTGGACGGCAAGACCGCTGAGCTGGTCGCGGTCGAGCCGCATGAAGCGGTGTTCGAGGCGGTTCGCAAGATGGACCGGCACGGTGTCGGGGCGGTGCTGGTGATGCGCGGTGAGGTGCTGGTCGGGATCCTGTCCGAGCGAGATTACGCGCGCAAGGTGGTCCTGCTGGAGCGCTCATCGCACAACACGCGCGTCGATCAGATCATGACCACGCAGGTCGTGACGGTCGAGCCGGGCCAGAGCGTTGCCCACTGCATGGAGGTGATGACGCGTCGTCGTTTCCGCCACCTGCCGGTGATCGACGAAGGGCGGGTGATCGGGGTGGTGTCGATCGGCGATTTGGTCAAGGCGGTGATCGAGGAGCAGCAGGCCGATCTGGACGCGCTGCAACGCTACGTCGCTTCCTGA
- a CDS encoding glycosyltransferase family 2 protein → MARDCLTVVVAARNEAEALPALHPRLRAVLVQLEALDWRVIYVDDGSLDATWEVMQRLAEEDRRVGVLRLSRNFGKEAALTAGLDLVAPHSAVLILDADGQDPPELIPQFVAAWREGYDNVFGTRVERDGETWLKRFSAHGFYRVIGRLSKTPIPADTGDFRLLSPRVQQALKQLRERHRFMKGLFGWVGYGQRAIPYHREARIAGRSNFSAWKLWNFALEGITSFSTAPLRAATYLGLLVAALAFIYAVMIVVRALWHGDPVAGWPSMMTVVLFLGGTQLIALGMIGEYLGRLYDEAKQRPLYLIDQWNPASEGVSSGPTEATGASHAHGEAVAGRQDR, encoded by the coding sequence ATGGCCCGTGATTGTCTGACCGTGGTGGTGGCCGCGCGCAACGAGGCGGAGGCCCTGCCGGCCTTGCATCCACGCCTTCGGGCAGTGCTGGTCCAACTGGAGGCCTTGGACTGGCGCGTGATCTATGTCGATGACGGCAGCCTGGACGCGACCTGGGAGGTCATGCAGCGCCTTGCGGAGGAGGACCGACGGGTCGGAGTGCTTCGGCTGTCGCGAAATTTCGGTAAGGAGGCGGCCTTGACCGCTGGACTGGATCTTGTCGCGCCGCACAGCGCCGTGCTGATCCTGGATGCCGATGGACAGGATCCGCCGGAGCTTATCCCCCAGTTCGTTGCCGCCTGGCGGGAGGGGTACGACAACGTGTTCGGCACACGGGTCGAGCGCGATGGCGAGACCTGGCTCAAGCGGTTCAGCGCACACGGCTTCTACCGGGTGATTGGACGCCTGTCCAAGACCCCGATCCCGGCCGATACCGGCGATTTCCGTCTGCTTTCGCCGCGTGTCCAGCAGGCACTCAAACAGTTGCGCGAGCGGCACCGGTTCATGAAAGGCTTGTTCGGCTGGGTGGGATATGGCCAGCGCGCCATTCCGTATCACCGCGAGGCGCGCATCGCCGGTCGCAGCAACTTCAGTGCCTGGAAGCTGTGGAACTTCGCCCTGGAGGGCATCACCAGCTTCTCCACCGCCCCCTTGCGGGCCGCCACCTATCTCGGACTGCTGGTGGCGGCGCTGGCCTTCATCTATGCGGTGATGATCGTGGTGCGCGCGTTGTGGCACGGCGATCCGGTCGCGGGTTGGCCCAGCATGATGACCGTCGTGCTCTTCTTGGGGGGGACGCAGCTGATCGCCCTGGGAATGATCGGGGAATACCTGGGCCGACTGTACGACGAGGCCAAACAGAGACCGTTGTATCTGATTGACCAGTGGAACCCGGCCAGCGAAGGCGTATCCTCCGGACCAACCGAGGCTACCGGAGCGTCCCATGCGCACGGTGAAGCAGTTGCTGGACGGCAAGACCGCTGA
- the mtgA gene encoding monofunctional biosynthetic peptidoglycan transglycosylase has protein sequence MPDPQLNHESPVADVPLRRSRWRRWRRWLLALPLLFAAGSALQVLVLRFVDPPFSAFMVTRQLDAWGDGQWAFHPRYAWRDFDRIAPALPLSMIAAEDQRFATHSGFDLQAIEKARAHNERGGRLRGASTISQQVSKNLFLWSGRSYVRKGIEAWYTVLIELFWPKQRILEVYANIAEFGDGIYGAQAASQAFWGIDASRLSGDQAARLAAVLPAPGRYSASRPGPYVQRRAAWIQRQVRQLGGTAYLDELE, from the coding sequence ATGCCCGACCCGCAACTCAATCATGAGAGCCCTGTTGCCGATGTGCCGCTGCGCCGGAGCCGATGGCGGCGTTGGCGCCGCTGGCTGCTCGCGCTGCCTCTGCTTTTCGCGGCTGGTAGTGCCTTGCAGGTGCTGGTGCTGCGCTTTGTCGATCCGCCGTTTTCGGCCTTCATGGTGACGCGGCAACTCGACGCCTGGGGAGACGGGCAGTGGGCGTTTCATCCGCGCTACGCGTGGCGCGATTTCGACCGGATCGCACCAGCACTTCCGCTGTCGATGATCGCCGCGGAAGACCAGCGCTTCGCCACGCATTCGGGCTTCGACCTGCAAGCCATCGAAAAGGCCAGAGCGCACAATGAGCGCGGTGGCAGACTTCGCGGCGCCAGCACCATCAGCCAGCAGGTGTCCAAGAATCTTTTCCTCTGGTCCGGCCGCAGCTATGTGCGCAAGGGCATCGAGGCCTGGTACACCGTGCTGATCGAGCTGTTCTGGCCCAAGCAGCGGATCCTGGAGGTCTACGCCAACATCGCCGAGTTCGGCGACGGGATCTATGGGGCGCAGGCCGCATCGCAGGCGTTCTGGGGGATCGATGCGTCCCGGCTCAGTGGCGACCAGGCCGCCCGACTGGCCGCGGTGCTGCCCGCCCCCGGACGCTACAGCGCGAGCAGGCCGGGCCCCTACGTGCAGCGACGGGCGGCCTGGATACAACGTCAGGTGCGACAGCTCGGTGGCACCGCTTACCTGGATGAGCTGGAGTGA
- a CDS encoding IS3 family transposase: MKKALRPAQRKTLVGHLIDRYRVGVRRACEVVRQSRSAWYYQPRENDDAPLLQRIEEIAAARVRYGFWRIFVLLRREGWRANHKRVYRLYCQAGLNLRRKRPRRRKAAAHRLERTVLTAPNQVWSMDFVADALFDGRRFRALTVVDTFTKESLAIEVDQHLKGDDVVAVMERLRHQRDLPQRIQTNNGSEFISIVMDRWAYDHGVVMDYSRPGKPTDNPLIESFNGSFRDECLNTHWFLSLDDARQKIESWRVDYNHFRTHSSIGDVPPAKFAARFTPQPKAEFSSSARA, from the coding sequence ATCAAAAAAGCTCTGAGGCCCGCGCAGCGCAAGACGCTCGTGGGCCATCTGATCGACCGTTACCGCGTCGGCGTGCGCCGAGCCTGCGAAGTGGTGAGGCAGAGCCGCTCGGCGTGGTACTACCAGCCTCGGGAGAACGATGATGCGCCACTGCTTCAGCGGATCGAGGAGATTGCCGCCGCTCGGGTCCGCTACGGCTTCTGGAGGATCTTCGTGTTACTGCGCCGGGAAGGCTGGAGGGCCAACCACAAGCGCGTGTACCGCCTGTATTGCCAAGCCGGGCTCAACCTGCGGCGCAAGCGTCCGCGTCGACGCAAAGCCGCGGCACATCGCCTGGAGCGCACCGTGCTGACGGCCCCCAACCAGGTCTGGAGTATGGACTTTGTTGCGGACGCCCTGTTCGATGGACGCCGGTTCCGGGCCCTGACGGTCGTGGACACCTTCACCAAGGAGAGCCTTGCCATCGAGGTCGACCAACATCTCAAGGGCGATGACGTTGTGGCGGTAATGGAGCGGCTTCGCCACCAGCGTGATCTGCCGCAGCGGATCCAGACTAACAACGGCAGCGAGTTCATCTCGATCGTGATGGACCGCTGGGCCTACGACCATGGCGTGGTCATGGATTACTCCCGTCCCGGCAAACCCACCGACAACCCGCTTATCGAATCGTTCAACGGCAGCTTCCGAGACGAGTGCCTCAACACTCACTGGTTCCTGTCGCTGGATGACGCTCGCCAGAAGATCGAAAGCTGGAGGGTCGATTACAATCATTTCCGGACGCACTCATCGATCGGCGATGTCCCGCCCGCCAAGTTCGCCGCCCGATTCACCCCTCAACCCAAAGCCGAATTTTCCAGTTCCGCTCGGGCCTAG